gtgtttagttgaaactttttTTGCTTTCCATATCTACACGCATTTCTCTGCTTCCAAAGTACCCAACATATGACCATAGGAGCTATCTATAGGATTTGATTATGCTCTCTATTATTGGCGCTTGTCTCCCACCATCTCTTGAATGTAGCAATTATAGGTTCTTGTTGGTGCTTGATTCAAAGTGAATTCCCAATGAAATTCCAAACGAAATTGGCTGCATCACTACTATTGAAAACATATTGCACTGTCTCCACATGCGCAGAAGAACAACAGGAATATCTAGAAATGATATTAGTGCCAAATTTGCCTATAACATCATCAAACGACAATCTATTTTTAAAAAACCTCCAAGTgataaaagaaattttaaaagGGATAAAGTTATGCCATATTTTGTTTATAAaatcattcttttgctttttaaATCTAATAGATTGccatactaaattaaaagaaaaatgccCATTATTAGAAATAATCCAAACAGGAAAGTCATCTTCATTCGGATCACCAATGTCCAATTAAATAATGCAATCAGTAAGATGAACAAGGAGAACTTCATTAAGTTTGTCAATATTCCATCCTCCATTATTCAAGAACTGCTTCACCTGTACTTTAGCAGACCTACCACCACCTTGTGAGAGATTGGCTAATGCACCTTTGCCGGTCTAGTTGTCCCACCAGAAGCTGCAATTAAATTTTTGAACTCCCCATCTAATGTTATGCTCTGCTTTGTCTCTGGTCTTTAACATATTTCTCCATATATGAGAGTCAGCTGGACTTAGTCCTTTGTTCACCGGATGAGCTCTTTTGCAGTATTTATTCTTGAGAAAGGTGGCCCATAGGGAAGGTTGAGTTCTAAATCTCTACCACCTTTTGATGCTAAGTGTGTCAATGATGTCCTCCATTTTCCTAACACCAGCTCCTCCCTTATCTTTAGGGAGACAAAGATTGTTCCATGAAGACCAATGATATTTATTTCTACCTTTATTGGAGCCCCAAAAGAAATTAGCAAAGTGTTTCTCCATGAGCTTAGTAATACCTTTAGGAGGATTCATAGAAGACAATGTATAGGTGGGAAGAGACTGCAGAACACTTTGATCAAGATCATTCTCCCCCCAGGAGACATCATATTGGCCTGCCATCCATTGAGCTTTTTGATAATTCTAGAGAGCATATCATCAAAGAGACTGCTTGTCTTTCTCCCATAATATATAGGGCATCCAAATAAGTAAATGGGAAAGACTTATCCATAAAACCAATTGCATttctaattctattgattctgttGGCACAAGTGTGAGGAGCTATGATAAAGAAACTCTTGTCATTGTTAACTTTTTGCCCAGATGCCTTTTCATATCTATCAATAACCTTTTTAATAATCTTGATAGTCATGTTGTTATCTTCACAGAAAATAACAATATCATTTGCATAAGTTAAATAGTTAATAATTGGCCCTCTGTGATCCATGCTAAAAGGAGTAAAGCTAATAAAATCATTCAGCTCATTGAGAGATCTGGAAAGAACCTCGGCTCCAATAATAAACAAAGAAGGGGATAGAGGGTCCCCTTGTTTGAGGCCCTGAGTAGATGTGAAGAAACCAGTTCTTGCACCATTGATAATGATGGAGTACCAGACTCCCTGTAGAAGTCTCCAAATAAGGTCAATCTAATTTTCGGAGAAGCCAAATTTCCTCATTACTGCCATCAGGAAGGTCCATGAAATTATGTCGTAGGCTTTTGCCATGTCAAGCTTTATAATAACATTGCCCCCTCTGTTCTTTTTGTTCACACCTTGAGCAATCTCCTGGGCTAGAAGAATATTTTCAATGATCAATCTACCTTTGACAAAGCCACCCTGATTCTCGGATATGAGCTTCCCTAGTATAGGATTCAGTCTTCTAGATAGTATTTTGGAGATAATCTTGGCCGTAGAGTTACTCAAACTAATAGGTCTCAAATCTGAGAAACTACTAGGAGAGTCCACTTTAGGAATAAGAGCAAGGCATGTATGAGAAAAGAACTTATAAAGTATTCTACCATTGAAGACATCTTAAACAAAATCAGTCCTTAATGATGTCCCAGCATGTTTGAAAGAATTTCCCATTATAGCCATCCGGCCCAGCTGCACTAGTAGGACTTATGTTGAATACAACATCTCTAATCTCTTCAATATCAGGAATGGCAGTAAGGGtttcattatcatcatcattaaTACATTGAGGGATAcaattgatgatatcttgatcctTGAAGTGGTGTTTGATATTAAAGAACTGTTGAAAGTGGTGAACAGCTGCTTTGCCAATGTTAGAATCTCCTTTAATCCATTGACCTCTGTGGTCTTTAATTCTGTGAATTTGTAATCTTCTCCTTCTATCTCTAATGGTGCTATGGAAATATTTAGTATTAGCGCCACCTTCTTCAAACCAATTCACCTTAGCTTTCTGCCTGAGAATGGCATCCTGCATCCCCATCCATCTAATGTATTCAACTTGGCCTTTATTCAATTCAATCCTAGAGTGATCATTACTGTTATTTAGATCACTTTTCTCAAGGTCTTGCATTTTATTTTTCCAATACTGGACTTGATCAAAGACATCGCCAATGTCTTCTTTAGACCATTGAGTCAGCCTTCTACTAAGCATTTTGAGCTTTTGTTGAAGTCTCCACAAAGGGTTACCTTGAACTTGATTACTCTAAACTTCTTCTACTACCTGCAAAAATGATGGTTGATTAGTCCAGAAATCGAGAAACTTAAAATATTTAGTCCCCTGTTGGTTAGGATCATGACATTGAATTAGAATAGGCCTATGATCAGACCCAATTCTAGCCAAGTGATTGACTGTGTCATTTTGAAAAACCTGAGACCATTGATCATTGATAAACACTCTGTCAAGCCTCTTCTAGATTCTTCTTCTAGGTTCCCAATTGTTACACCATGTATACTTTGGCCCAACAAATCCCAAATCCATCACTCCACAGTTATCCATACAAGTATTGAAATCGAGATTTTTATTCATTCTATGTGGCATGTCACCTTTTTTCTCATTGGGGTCTAGGATGACATTGAAATCACCCCCGATGCACCATGGACCATTCACCTGGAGATGAGTGCACTCTAAGCTACTCCATAGATCTCTCCTTTCTTCAGGAGTGCACTTAGCATAAACTGTTGTGATATAGAGATCACTATTAGCAGCCCCATAGTGCAATTTGACACTAAGTTGTTGCTCATGATTGTTCAAAACGGTGGTCATGTTGTTACCTGACCACATGATCCAAATCCGGCCATTAGTATTGGAGATACAATGATGATATCCAAGGAATCTCCTGCACTTTTCAATTGATTGGTACTGGCAAAAGGTTCCAGAATGGTAACAAGTTTCACCTTATAGATGGTAATCAGTGTTTTTAACCTTGGCAAGGCTTTTTTGGTATTGACTCCTCTAATGTTCTAGAATATTGCACTTATCATGGAAAAATCAGAGAGTTAGCACGAGTTTCCTCCTTTAGGAGGTGTAGTatctttgtttttgttcttttttccttttttcttccccttttctttgcCTCCTATAACCTGGAAAGATCCTTCCTTCGATTTTGTTTGAAGTTGGTAATCCAGAATCATGATTGTCACCCTATTAGGGAAAGTCACTTCACTTTGTTGGCTTGTAACATGTTTGTCCTGTTTTAGATTGGATTCAAGATTGAGATCGACTACCACATTAATCCCAGGAAGGTTTCTGATCTCAGAGGATATACTAGTTGATTCATTGGCGTAGTCTTTCATTGTAAGAGCTTTCTTTCCTGCTTGTCTTTCCTCTTGATCTCCATTTTCATTTTGATCACCATTTTCTTGTATTGATTCCTGATAGTCTTCTTTGGCTTCATTGTGATTTGAAGTTCCAGTGTTTTCATTATTTCTTCGATTTCTAATTAATGTATCCTGACTGTGACCTTCCCCCTCTCTATTGTTGCTCGGATGCCTCTATTTATCCTTGGTCTCAATATGTTCACTTCCCTGATCTATATCTTGTAAAGCCATATCTCTCTGTTGTTCTTCTTGTCCTTGTTTGTAACTTCTGATGGATTTGATAATGGGCTTGAAAATTACTTTAGCCTTCTTCTTGGGAAGTTTCTTCTGTTTGTGCTTCTTAATCTTTCTGTTGGTTCTGTCTTTGATATTGCTTGATAACCTTTGTATGATATTCTCCAGTTCAGCACCATTCTTTTGGTACAATTGATTCTTTATCATATTGGCACTAGTTTGAGCATTATCTATAGCAATACCATTTTCTGATTCATCCAGTTTGTTGTCTTTTTCATTTCCATTTGCTTCTTCATTCTGATTTGCCAGAGCTTTTTGAGCTTCCAATTGTCTAGTTTCAGCAGTTTCCTTCCTTTCTAGAGCTCTACAATTGATCATATTATGACCCAACTTTCTACAAAACTTACAATATTTTGGAACACCTTCAAACTCCAACTTTTGAACAAAACCTTTCTGAGGAGCATTCTCGTATATTTGTCCCACATAAACAGAGTCTGGTTGGTCTTTAAGCAGGTCGATTTCGACTCTAACTTTTGCCATGCTTGGCCTCGTCCTTCCTCCAGTAGCCAAATCCATTTCGGGGAGGGAGGGGAGGGGGGTATCAATTGCactcatcacttgtttaacaTAGTTCCATGTGTGCATATGAAAAGGTAAACCAGGAAAAAGGACCCCTACCGGAGCAATAGGCAGATCCTCTTCAGGTTTGAAATTAGGGGACCATTTTTGCAGCCACATCTGTTGGCCTTCAATTTCAATAACCCTTCTAAACCAAACTGAATTAAAGTCTTCTTCGTTGGTgaagtccagaaaaatattataaTTGTTATAAACCCCAATTTTGGCAGAATCCTTAATCGAGATTAATTCCTTGAATTTTGACCTAATTTTGTCAATTTGTGGCCGTGGTTTGAGAAATCGCCCAACAATTGAAAGCTTGCATTCTTCTGCCATAATACCGTAGTAATCCGATGCTTTGAAGGGCACCGCCGGCATCCCATTGTGAGTGGTGTGAGTAGCAACAACTCAATCTCTGCCATGGCGATTTGGGGGAATCGGCACATTCGAGGAAGTGATGACTTTTGTAGCATAAGACAACTTTCCATCTGTAAACTCAGTAGACTGGTTCGCTGATGGATTTGGGGTTGATTGACCTTCCAGACGCGCCGGAGCGATGCCGTCCGGCGGGTCCATAGACTGGAGCGTGTGGTGGAATTGCGGTTAGAAAATAGCCGTTATGGGTCTGtttagagagagaagagagagaaaaagcgTAACCGTAATATTATTTTTGCTTAaggattaaattaataattaataatcaaCATATAATAATTGTAGTACCGAGCCTTTTTTTTCCAAAGAGCATTGAtgcttaataataaaaaataacggTTCTTTGAAAATTTTAGGTATACAATCGACCCATTATTCTTGtatttctcttttttgtttttggtgaTTGGTGGTATTTTTACACAGGCAACAATAAGTTGTTAACAAGCGTGTTATTAGCCAATTGGATTAGGAGATTAAAAATCGGAAAAGGGCTAAAAATGCCCTTGAATAatttgaaatagctcaaaaatgtcCTATATttatttttggtaccaaaaatatcTCTGCCGTatatattttggaccacaaatgccCTTAAACCGTTAGTTTTGCCATTGAAGGTGACAAAGTTGGACTGCCATGTCACCTTCAATGGCAATGCTAACGGTTTAAGGGCATTTGTGGTTCAAAACATAGACGACAGAgatatttttggtaccaaaaataaATGGATGGCATTTTTGAACTATTTTAAATAATTCAAGGACATTTTTGACCTTTTTCCGGATTAGAAATTGAATAAGAAGCACTTAAAAAACACATGAGCACTAATTTCTGTAGTCATTAGTAGAAATTGGCATCTACATTGTGCCTCATCCTAACTCACCATCTTATGACATATTTTTGCGATCAACAGAATTTTCTCAACAAATttaacaaataagaaagaaatctAGCTTAAAATCTATGGGCTTCAATTCTCTTTGCATATCAGGCTAATGTTTAagctcatttattgcattttgtAACTCGACGAATAAAGTGAAGGCGGCTCAAAAGTAAGGGAAATTGACACTGAGTGATGAGATATATTAGGAATTGCCAAAATCTTAGTCTTAGATTATGGGCTAAGACAGTCCAAAATAAATTGATATTGGATAGTCAAATCCCAAAAAGAcctatttctttatttattctcTCTTCCTATAACTCCCTCTCCTCTCTTTGGTCAATTTTGTGGCCTTGTTAGAAAGTGACCAAAAATTACACGAAACAAATTGGGACAAAAGTCCCATAAATGGTTCTGGGGGTTCAAAAATTTCACAACTATGTGAGAAaatttgctcgaacttgaagtttTATAAGTTCAAAGCCCATGAACGATTCATGGGTTCAAAAATTCCACTGGGCACAAAAAAGTTACACGAACTAAAACTAAATAAGAAGCAACAAATTTTATTCAACTGCCTCTGCTCTTTCCAGCAACTTTTCTCTCTTTTATACATAGATAGATGGACTACAGAATTCAATAACTAACTCTGTAAGTATacaatttctaacttctacatagATTAGGACTTCAATTCCAAAACTAAATATGAAAATTTGCTCGAGCTTCAAATCCCAAGAACAATTGTTAGAGTTCGAAGGATATATGAAATTTGTTGGATTCCATAAACGATTCATGGGGTTTAAAAGTTTCACAACTGAGTGTGAAAATATGCTGGAGTTTCATTGTTTCAAATTCCAACAACAATTGCAAGAGTTCGAAACTTTATAAGTTTAAACCTCATGAAAGACTCATGGGGTTCAAAAATTTCACAACTAAGTATGTAAAATTTACTGGAATTCCAAACTCCAAGAACAATTTCTTGAATTCGAGGGTTTATAAGTTCAAACCCTGTTACCGATTCATGGGGTTCTTCCATGTTTTAAGTAGGTGACGGTATTTTTGTTCAAACTTTATTTTCGCATGAAAATATGGCTATTTTCCTATTAGTTATCAAATTGTAGCTAAAATCTCATAGCCGGCCCAAAAAGTGATTATCCCAAGGAATTTTTCTCCATTTGATGCGTTTTGTCCCTTATGGATTTTGATATTTTCGCTAAAACAAATTGAGAGCTTTCTACAAAGAGCGTTAAACCGATACTATTATTTATTTTTCGTCAACAAACTTGTGATTCATTCGCCACTTTTCGGCCAGCTTACTATGGATtatgatatattattttttatatgctGAAATAAGTTACTATTAGTTGATGAATCAGGAACCATCTTTTCTAAAGTAATTATTAATTAATAGCTTTAAATATTTTTGTCATATAATAGCCAATCACCGATTGTAAGTAATCAATGTAAACTATGAAAACAAATGACCAAATAAGGTGAAGGAATAGAAAGGTATGCTCTATTTATCAGTGTGCATTGATGTTCATTTCTTTTAGTTCTCATATCCTTATATGTGTCATTCTTTTAATTAGAAAAATTCACATATATTTTAAGCTATGAACAAGTTCTTTTAAAAGCTAGGAACAAGTTTTAATTATgctattgtgatgacccaaaatgtcatctttaaatttaatgattaattatgtgatctaagcactatttaccattactcgaatcattatcatctttaaattcggaaagttttcaggtgaaaaatggattaaaatgtgaatttgatgtttaaaactcaattgagttgactttggtcaatattttgagcaaacggactcagatcaGTATTTCGACAgctccagtaggtccgtatcgtgatttgggacttgggcgtatgcccggaatcaaattccgaggtccctagcccgagatatgaaattttgatgaaaaaattaaagattaagttcaaatagtgatcggatgtcgaattatgtgcaaatgacctcggaatagagttttgatgatttcaacatctccgtatggtgattttggacttaggagcgtgatcaaaattttatttggaagtccgtaataAAATTAGGTTTGAagtggctaaaataggaatttaaagtttggaagtttgaccggggagttgactttttgatatcgggctcggaattcagttctgaaaatttttatagctccgttatgtcatttatgacttgtgtgcaaaatttgaagtcattcggacttgatttgataggtttcgacatctaatgtagaagttggaaattctaagtttcattaagattgaattggagcatgattcgtgattttagcgttgtttgatgtgatttgatattttaaataagttcgtatgatattttaggatttgttggtattttGGGTTTAGGTTCCGAGGGcctagggtgagtttcggatggttaacgaatcaaaagtgggacttagctgctgcaaaagctgctgcaatttttctgctggaaatgctgtcaaaatcaAGGTCCCTGTCAAAATCAAGGTCCCTGTCAAAAttgaggtccctgacaaaatcgaggtccctgacaaaatcgaggtccctaacAAATCGAGGTACATGACAAATCGAGGTTCATAACAAATCGAGGTCCCTAACAAATCGAGGTACGTGACAAATCGAGGTCCATAACAAATCGAGGTCCATAACAAATCGAGGTCTCTTACAAATCGAGGTCCATAACAAATCGAGGTCCatgacaaatcgaggtcccttacaaatcgaggtccctaaGAAATCGAGGTCCCAtacaaatcgaggtcccttacaaatcgaggtccctaagaaatcgaggtcccttacaaatcgaggtccatgacaaatcgaggtcccttacaaatcgaggtccctgacaaaatcgaggtccctgacaaaatcgagatCCCTTACAAATCGATGTCCAtaacaaatcgaggtcccttacaaatcgaggtccataacaaatcgaggtcccttacaaaTAGAGGTCCATAACaatcgaggtcccttacaaaATCGACGTCCCTTACAAATCGAGGCAGCCCATGATCGAGGCagcccatgatcggactccatgatcggactccctatgatcggactccccatgatcggactccatgatcggactccatgatcgaggtcaccctggacagatctgtaagttataaaaacagggaagCTTCGTCcatttcgccatttttaacaacttggagcttgagcagaagcgatatttgatatattttctaggaaaaatattggggtaagtgattctaactcggatttggtcaatatacatgaatatatcattgttttcaccatttaattagtattttgagattgaaatttggaaaattttagaaaatctcatagaaacgaaaatttaagatttggaggtcgagttgttatcggattttggtaaaattggtatgggtggactcgtaattgaatgagttatcggattttataagtttcgccggattccgagatgtgatccccacgggcaaattttgagctaatttcggattttaatgaaaacgtaatattttcttatgaaattgattactataatttttgttgactgtatcgaattaattatgactagatacaagtcgaTCGGAGTTAGAAagtcgaggaaaaag
The nucleotide sequence above comes from Nicotiana tabacum cultivar K326 chromosome 12, ASM71507v2, whole genome shotgun sequence. Encoded proteins:
- the LOC107819831 gene encoding uncharacterized protein LOC107819831; amino-acid sequence: MLSRRLTQWSKEDIGDVFDQVQYWKNKMQDLEKSDLNNSNDHSRIELNKGQVEYIRWMGMQDAILRQKAKVNWFEEGGANTKYFHSTIRDRRRRLQIHRIKDHRGQWIKGDSNIGKAAVHHFQQFFNIKHHFKDQDIINCIPQCINDDDNETLTAIPDIEEIRDVVFNISPTSAAGPDGYNGKFFQTCWDIIKD